The stretch of DNA TCGGCCTTCAGCTTCTCGCCGATCGCGGCGGCCTCGGCGAGCGCCTTGGCCTGGGCGCCCTCGGCCTCCGCGCGCAGCCGGGCCTCGGTGCCCTGGGCCTCGGCGAGCGCCTTGGCCTGCAACGCCTCGGCCTCGGCGCGGCCCGCCTTCTCGATGACCTCGGCCTCCTGCTCGCGGACCTGGACGGCGGCCAGCCCCTCCGCGGCGGCCTCGGCCTTGACGGCCTCCGCCAGGCGCAGCTTGGCGCGGGCGTCGAGGTCGGCGGTCTTCAACCGGGCCTCGGCCAGGGTGAGTTCCTCGGCCGCGCGGTGGGTGGCGGCCTGCTCGGCGGCCTCGGCGGCCTTGATGTCCTTGACCAGCTTCTCCTGCGCCTCCGCCTCGGCGGCGATGATCACGGCCTGGCGCTCGCGCTCCGCCTCCTCCACGGCGCGCAGCTTCTTGATGGACTCCTCCTGCTCGGCGACCGTACGGTCCACCGCGACCCGCTCGCGGACGACCTCGGCGATCTCCCGCTTCTCCGCCTCGACCTCCTTGTCGGCGGCGATCCGGGTGAGCTGGGTCTCCCGCTCCCGGGCGATGACCTCCAGGAGGCGGTCCTTCTCGATGCGCTCGTTCTCGATGGCGATGACCCGCTCGCGGTTCTTCGCGGCGACCGCGACCTCACGGGCCTGGTTCTCGCGCTGGACGCCGAGCTCTTCCTCGGTGCGCAGGAAGGCGCTCTGCGCACGCAGCCGCTCCTCCTCCATCACGCGGGCGGTCTCGGCCTCCTCGCGGGCGCGGGAGGTCTCGATCTCCCGCTTCTGCTTGATCTCGGCGTCCGCCTGGCGGCGCTCCAGCTCCAGGATGGCCTCGCGCGCGTCGACGTTCTGCCGGGTGATCTCCTTCTGCTCGGTGCGCTGCGCCTCGTTGGTGCGCACGTGCTCCACGGCCGTCAGCTCGGTGATCTTCCGGATGCCCTGGGCGTCGAGGACGTTGCCCGGGTCGAGCTGGGTCAGCGGCGTCTGCTCCAGGTAGTCGATCGCCGCGTCCTCGAGGTGGTAGCCGTTCAGGTCGACACCGATGACCTCGATGATCTGGAACCGCAGTTCCTCACGCTTGGTGTAGAGGTCGGTGAAGTCCATCTGCTTGCCGACGGTCTTCAGCGCCTCGGAGAACTTGGCGTGGAACAGCTCCTGCAACGTGTCCCGGTCGCTGGCGCGGGCGGTGCCGACGGCC from Streptomyces sp. 6-11-2 encodes:
- a CDS encoding SPFH domain-containing protein — encoded protein: MDVIGALVAACLLLVLFVLLTFSRLFRKVEQGKALIVSKMRKVDVTFTGQVVLPVLHKAEVMDISVKAIEITRTGREGLICRDNIRADIRITFFVRVNKTVEDVVRVAQAVGTARASDRDTLQELFHAKFSEALKTVGKQMDFTDLYTKREELRFQIIEVIGVDLNGYHLEDAAIDYLEQTPLTQLDPGNVLDAQGIRKITELTAVEHVRTNEAQRTEQKEITRQNVDAREAILELERRQADAEIKQKREIETSRAREEAETARVMEEERLRAQSAFLRTEEELGVQRENQAREVAVAAKNRERVIAIENERIEKDRLLEVIARERETQLTRIAADKEVEAEKREIAEVVRERVAVDRTVAEQEESIKKLRAVEEAERERQAVIIAAEAEAQEKLVKDIKAAEAAEQAATHRAAEELTLAEARLKTADLDARAKLRLAEAVKAEAAAEGLAAVQVREQEAEVIEKAGRAEAEALQAKALAEAQGTEARLRAEAEGAQAKALAEAAAIGEKLKAEAAGLTEKAAAMAALDEASREHEEYRLRLQAEKEIRLAGLEAQRQVAEAQATVIATGLEHADIDIVGGESVFFDRLMSAISFGKGVDGFVENSRTAQALAGPWLDGSSNFTDDLARILGQVNSADVKNLTVSALLMKMMQPGGTNAGQLQQLLDRAGELGLADTPLTALNGTARV